From the Mycoplasmatota bacterium genome, one window contains:
- a CDS encoding glycosyltransferase family 2 protein, translating to MDRIGFVIVQYNNDKDTYVCVDSIKKTMNDNDYHIFIVDNHSNNKAYENVLSAYQEDDRVTTIQSQDNLGYAKGANYGVGCLLEQYDVDLVCVLNNDIIFDVNNLNEHLNQIEEPYDLLAPNIVQKDGGSQNPQPEIKYSMIWINIYLFVYYILSFLNRIHLDMIFYVLAVATMGKLYGKGNVAPTERRYIKKLHGSCMFFTRSYLEHFNRQAMHPDTFLFLEEDFLALRCKREQKKILFDYHIKVIHLEDQSMDMICSNTRGKRWFLYQNHIKSFKKFKNFYLEDVQNKVLVKN from the coding sequence ATGGATAGAATAGGATTTGTCATCGTACAATATAATAATGATAAAGATACTTATGTTTGTGTTGATTCGATAAAAAAAACTATGAATGATAATGATTATCATATTTTTATCGTTGATAATCATTCTAATAATAAAGCTTATGAAAATGTATTATCAGCTTATCAAGAGGATGATCGAGTGACAACAATTCAATCACAAGATAATTTAGGATATGCTAAAGGTGCTAATTATGGTGTAGGGTGTTTATTAGAACAATACGATGTTGACTTGGTATGTGTTCTAAATAATGATATTATTTTTGATGTTAACAATTTAAATGAACACCTTAATCAAATTGAAGAACCATATGACTTATTAGCCCCAAATATTGTACAAAAAGATGGGGGAAGTCAAAATCCACAACCAGAGATTAAATATTCGATGATTTGGATAAATATCTACCTCTTTGTGTATTATATTTTATCTTTTTTAAATAGAATTCATCTAGATATGATTTTTTATGTATTAGCTGTAGCTACAATGGGTAAACTTTATGGAAAAGGTAATGTAGCGCCTACTGAAAGACGTTATATTAAAAAACTACATGGAAGTTGTATGTTTTTTACAAGAAGTTACTTAGAACATTTTAATAGACAAGCAATGCATCCAGATACATTTCTATTCTTAGAAGAAGATTTCCTAGCATTAAGATGTAAGAGAGAACAGAAGAAGATTTTATTTGATTACCATATCAAGGTTATTCACTTAGAAGACCAATCGATGGATATGATATGTAGTAATACAAGAGGTAAAAGATGGTTTTTATACCAAAACCATATTAAATCCTTTAAAAAATTTAAGAATTTTTATTTAGAAGACGTACAAAACAAAGTGCTTGTTAAAAATTAA
- a CDS encoding ISL3 family transposase has translation MSQYNCIVKVLNLKDENISFNENFYSEEIIKGVRSQIYYGTLTYQPQYCYSCGCVFDNQFEKHGFKTSTITLPKVSNMNAYLKLRKQRYKCHHCNSTFTLKTSIVNQHCYISNNTKVAVALAASNKISECDLAKEHNVSHSTVNRVINSFYEVHKPNYNYLPEQLCFDEFKSVKSSVGAMSFLFCDAHNGSIIDIVEDRRLNSLIKYFQRYTKKARRSVKLIVIDMYKPYIQLIKMLFPNAKIVMDKFHIIQLISRSLNKTRVRIMNQDKKNYNKFKRYWKLILKDRAKLDIKNYRKVYCFKQMMCEEDIVNYLLDQSNELRDTYELYQDLLHSIKNKNPELFTTTLDQIEQEYPNISAYMKTSVKSIRKNKSYILNLMSTNYTNGVIEGINNKIKVIKRIAFGYRSYHHFKLRILISHGMGTMKRGLSHSA, from the coding sequence ATGTCTCAATACAATTGTATCGTAAAAGTACTAAATTTAAAAGATGAAAATATTTCTTTTAATGAAAACTTTTACTCAGAAGAAATTATTAAGGGTGTTAGATCACAAATCTATTATGGAACTCTCACATATCAGCCTCAATATTGTTATTCATGTGGTTGTGTATTTGATAACCAGTTTGAAAAGCATGGCTTTAAGACATCTACAATAACTTTACCTAAAGTATCTAATATGAATGCTTATTTAAAACTTAGAAAACAACGTTATAAATGTCATCATTGTAATAGTACCTTTACTCTCAAGACATCTATTGTTAATCAGCATTGTTATATATCTAATAATACTAAAGTAGCTGTTGCTCTTGCAGCTTCTAATAAGATTTCTGAGTGTGATTTAGCCAAAGAACATAATGTATCACATTCCACTGTAAATCGTGTTATAAACAGTTTCTATGAAGTGCATAAGCCTAATTATAATTATTTACCTGAACAACTTTGTTTTGATGAATTTAAATCAGTTAAATCATCAGTAGGGGCTATGTCTTTTCTTTTTTGTGATGCTCATAATGGAAGCATAATTGATATCGTTGAAGATAGACGCTTAAATTCATTAATCAAATATTTCCAACGATACACTAAAAAAGCAAGGAGAAGTGTAAAATTAATCGTTATCGACATGTACAAGCCCTACATTCAACTTATAAAGATGCTCTTTCCTAACGCTAAAATAGTTATGGATAAATTCCATATTATTCAATTAATCTCTCGCTCATTAAATAAAACTAGAGTTAGAATTATGAATCAAGATAAAAAGAACTACAATAAGTTTAAACGTTATTGGAAGCTTATATTGAAAGATCGGGCTAAATTAGACATCAAAAATTATAGAAAAGTTTATTGTTTTAAACAAATGATGTGTGAAGAAGATATTGTAAATTATTTACTAGATCAAAGTAATGAACTTAGAGATACATATGAACTATATCAGGACCTTTTACATAGTATTAAAAACAAAAATCCAGAACTCTTTACAACTACTCTTGATCAAATTGAACAAGAATACCCAAACATATCAGCTTATATGAAAACATCAGTTAAATCTATTCGTAAGAATAAATCCTATATTCTAAATCTAATGTCTACTAATTATACAAATGGTGTAATTGAAGGTATAAATAATAAAATAAAAGTTATCAAGCGTATAGCTTTTGGTTATAGAAGCTATCATCATTTTAAACTACGAATTCTCATTTCTCATGGAATGGGAACAATGAAAAGAGGACTAAGTCATTCAGCTTAA
- a CDS encoding SDR family NAD(P)-dependent oxidoreductase codes for MKAILVTGGAGFIGSHLAESLLKNGHNVIIIDNFNDYYDPTIKRNNILEIKKTMNNLQIEEGKFIIYEGDIRDQKLVDNVFSENKIDMVIHLAAMAGVRYSIEQPKYYVDVNVNGTLNLLEACRLHHVNKFIFASSSSLYGNNKKVPFSELDSVDNPISPYAATKKSGEVLCHTYYHLYDISCACLRFFTVYGPRQRPDLAIHKFTNLILQDKMIPFYGDGTTERDYTYIDDIIDGITKTIQWISKEDKKYDIFNLGESKTISLAMMVKTIENTLGKKAKLNIMPMQPGDVQRTFSDISKAKKILQYNPTTKFEHGIKQFIEWKLKNR; via the coding sequence ATGAAAGCTATTTTGGTTACAGGAGGCGCAGGATTTATTGGTTCACATTTAGCTGAATCATTGTTAAAAAATGGTCATAATGTGATTATAATTGATAATTTTAATGATTATTATGATCCTACTATAAAAAGAAATAATATTCTTGAGATAAAAAAAACAATGAATAATTTACAAATAGAAGAGGGGAAATTTATCATCTATGAAGGTGATATTAGAGACCAAAAGCTTGTAGATAATGTTTTTTCAGAGAATAAAATAGATATGGTCATCCATTTAGCGGCTATGGCTGGAGTAAGATATTCAATAGAACAACCTAAATATTATGTTGATGTAAATGTTAATGGAACTTTGAATTTATTAGAAGCATGTAGATTACATCATGTTAACAAGTTTATTTTTGCTTCTAGTTCCTCATTATATGGAAATAATAAAAAAGTACCTTTTTCAGAATTAGATTCTGTCGATAACCCTATCTCACCTTACGCAGCAACTAAAAAATCAGGTGAAGTCTTATGTCATACTTATTATCATTTATACGACATTAGTTGTGCTTGTTTAAGATTTTTTACAGTATATGGACCACGACAACGCCCTGATTTAGCTATTCATAAATTTACAAATTTGATTCTTCAAGATAAAATGATTCCTTTCTATGGAGATGGAACAACAGAAAGAGATTATACCTATATTGATGATATTATTGATGGTATCACAAAGACAATACAATGGATTAGCAAAGAAGATAAAAAATATGACATCTTTAATTTAGGTGAATCAAAAACAATTTCACTGGCAATGATGGTTAAAACAATTGAAAATACGTTAGGCAAAAAAGCAAAGTTAAATATAATGCCAATGCAACCAGGGGATGTACAAAGAACTTTTTCTGATATTTCTAAAGCTAAAAAAATTCTTCAGTATAACCCAACAACTAAATTTGAACATGGAATTAAACAATTTATTGAATGGAAATTAAAAAATAGATAA
- a CDS encoding flippase-like domain-containing protein, with the protein MKHKTTIIKLIIMSILLFIIFKSVDIRNVLDVLKRINLIYFLIIYLLWNIGVFLSSLKWQSTLKYYGINLPFFETLKLYYTSSFFNNFLPSSIGGDGYKVFYLNNENHSKAKSITSIILERGMGFSILFPVIFIIGLYYIFTGMNNVIFNLIVLGSFIITILLVIFLFFYRKKIKINIFKKPRVLNHIQNKILEIINNIINIDNKKLILKWLMISFGFHLVAVFMQVIVYRAIDYDINIVIIIFTVALMRVCGVLPISINSIGVSEGVALFIYGTIFGYNTEYILAASIISRVNLLLFSLTGIPFYLIGKRRQIQRS; encoded by the coding sequence ATGAAACATAAGACAACGATAATAAAACTAATAATTATGTCAATATTGTTGTTTATAATTTTTAAATCTGTTGATATAAGAAATGTGTTGGATGTTTTAAAACGAATCAATTTAATATATTTTCTAATAATCTATTTATTATGGAATATTGGTGTTTTTTTAAGTTCTTTAAAATGGCAATCTACATTAAAGTACTATGGAATTAACCTACCGTTTTTTGAAACGTTAAAGTTATATTATACAAGTTCATTTTTTAATAATTTTCTACCTAGTAGTATAGGTGGGGATGGTTATAAAGTATTCTATTTAAACAATGAAAATCACTCGAAAGCTAAATCGATTACTTCAATCATTTTAGAAAGAGGTATGGGTTTTTCTATATTGTTTCCTGTTATTTTTATAATTGGTCTATATTATATCTTTACTGGAATGAATAATGTAATTTTCAATTTAATTGTATTAGGTAGCTTTATAATAACAATATTATTAGTTATATTTTTGTTTTTTTATCGAAAAAAAATAAAAATTAATATTTTTAAAAAACCACGTGTTTTAAATCATATTCAAAACAAAATTTTAGAAATTATCAACAATATAATAAACATTGATAATAAAAAGTTGATATTAAAATGGCTGATGATTTCTTTTGGTTTTCACCTAGTGGCAGTATTTATGCAAGTTATTGTTTATAGAGCCATAGATTATGATATTAATATAGTAATTATCATTTTTACAGTAGCTTTAATGAGAGTATGTGGTGTATTACCAATATCAATTAATTCAATTGGTGTTTCAGAAGGTGTTGCTTTATTTATATATGGAACTATATTTGGATACAATACGGAATATATTTTAGCAGCGTCTATTATATCAAGAGTTAATCTTCTATTATTTAGTTTAACGGGTATCCCATTTTACTTAATTGGTAAAAGAAGACAAATACAAAGGAGTTGA
- a CDS encoding glycosyltransferase family 4 protein: MKILIVSHEYPPIGGGGANACFYLSKSLVNNGHTVTVLTTGFEELVGEMNENGVNVIRLNTRRKSKTSSSFVEMFSYLKKAMKVAEVLHKKNHYDICQVFFGIPAGPIGLHLKRKFNLPYVVRMGGGDVPGFQKRFKYIYKLTNPFLRKIWKNANSLIANSEGLKRLALDFDRKSQIAVVHNGVNIHEFTPKHKENDEEINILFVSRLIERKGLQHIIPLLPEIKEKSNKKVVLTVVGGGPYCDYLIQLCKEYNVVDLVNFEGHKNHDQLLQYYQNADLFVLPSSKEGMPNVVLEAMSCGLPILMTKCEGSKELIQDNGFIINPSLKEQTVKNFTELINDKELRIKLGLNSRKLIENAYSLEKVVQSYESIYNRVMEVEENESTVTH; encoded by the coding sequence ATGAAAATCTTAATCGTTTCACATGAGTATCCTCCTATAGGTGGCGGAGGTGCAAATGCTTGTTTTTATCTATCGAAAAGTCTAGTTAACAATGGTCATACCGTGACAGTATTAACAACCGGATTTGAAGAATTAGTTGGTGAAATGAATGAAAATGGTGTAAATGTTATCCGTTTAAATACTAGACGGAAGAGTAAAACTTCTTCATCATTTGTTGAAATGTTTTCTTATTTAAAAAAAGCTATGAAAGTAGCTGAAGTTCTACACAAAAAGAATCATTACGATATATGTCAAGTATTTTTTGGAATTCCAGCAGGACCTATCGGATTACATTTAAAACGGAAATTTAATCTTCCATATGTAGTAAGAATGGGTGGAGGAGATGTACCTGGATTTCAAAAAAGATTCAAGTACATCTATAAATTAACTAATCCTTTTTTAAGGAAAATCTGGAAGAATGCTAATTCTTTAATAGCTAATAGTGAAGGACTAAAAAGATTAGCTTTAGATTTTGATAGAAAATCACAAATAGCAGTAGTCCATAATGGTGTAAATATACATGAATTCACACCTAAACATAAAGAAAATGATGAAGAAATTAATATTTTATTTGTTTCTCGATTAATTGAAAGAAAAGGATTACAACATATTATTCCACTTCTTCCTGAAATTAAAGAGAAAAGTAATAAAAAAGTTGTACTCACCGTAGTAGGTGGGGGTCCATATTGTGATTATCTCATCCAACTTTGTAAAGAATATAATGTTGTAGACCTTGTAAATTTTGAGGGTCATAAAAACCATGATCAACTGCTACAATATTATCAAAATGCTGATTTATTCGTTTTACCATCATCAAAAGAAGGTATGCCTAATGTTGTTTTAGAAGCGATGTCTTGTGGATTACCTATATTAATGACTAAATGTGAAGGAAGTAAGGAATTAATTCAGGATAATGGTTTTATTATAAATCCTTCTTTAAAAGAACAAACAGTTAAAAACTTTACAGAGTTAATTAACGATAAAGAATTACGAATAAAACTAGGATTAAACAGTAGAAAATTAATTGAAAATGCTTATTCTTTGGAAAAAGTAGTTCAAAGTTATGAAAGTATTTATAATAGGGTAATGGAGGTGGAAGAAAATGAAAGTACTGTTACTCACTGA
- a CDS encoding glycosyltransferase family 2 protein, translating to MQNKYMYDISIIVPIYNEEENINRLYNALHDVLSKMDNTYEIIFVDDGSKDQTYIKLNDLFQKVDDLKIVKFRKNFGQTPAMTAGIDMSNGRIIITMDADMQNDPKDIPKLVENMKEGYDIVSGWRKNRKDKMIMRKIPSKIANRLISKITGVQLHDYGCTLKAYKADVLKQVNLYGELHRFIPAVANLVGVKIKEVTVNHHAREFGKSKYGISRTFKVILDLILVNYLLKYMHKPIHFFGKIGFISFMISLISAVVTLYMKFYNHFDITGNPFFMISILFVIAGFQSILTGVLAEMISRVYFEGQNKNIYNVEEILDKEERQ from the coding sequence ATGCAAAATAAATACATGTATGATATATCAATTATCGTTCCAATTTATAACGAAGAAGAAAATATTAATAGATTATATAATGCTTTACATGACGTATTATCAAAAATGGATAATACATATGAAATTATTTTTGTTGATGATGGAAGTAAAGATCAAACTTATATAAAATTAAATGACTTATTCCAAAAAGTAGATGATTTAAAAATTGTAAAATTCAGAAAGAATTTTGGACAAACCCCAGCCATGACAGCGGGAATAGACATGTCAAATGGAAGAATTATTATAACTATGGATGCAGATATGCAAAATGACCCAAAAGATATTCCCAAACTTGTTGAGAATATGAAAGAAGGTTATGATATTGTAAGTGGGTGGAGAAAAAATAGAAAAGATAAAATGATTATGAGAAAGATTCCCTCAAAAATCGCAAATAGGTTAATCTCTAAAATAACAGGAGTACAATTACATGACTATGGATGTACATTAAAGGCTTATAAAGCAGATGTATTAAAACAAGTCAATTTGTATGGTGAATTACATCGTTTTATCCCAGCTGTTGCAAATCTCGTAGGAGTTAAAATAAAAGAAGTTACTGTAAATCATCATGCTAGAGAGTTTGGTAAATCGAAATATGGTATTTCGAGAACTTTTAAAGTGATATTAGATTTAATTCTAGTAAACTATTTATTAAAATATATGCATAAACCTATTCATTTTTTTGGGAAAATTGGATTTATATCCTTTATGATATCTCTGATATCAGCTGTTGTAACATTATATATGAAGTTTTATAATCATTTTGATATTACAGGAAACCCATTCTTTATGATTTCTATCTTGTTTGTTATTGCTGGTTTTCAATCAATATTGACTGGAGTACTTGCTGAAATGATTTCAAGAGTTTATTTCGAGGGACAAAATAAAAATATTTATAATGTAGAGGAAATATTAGATAAGGAAGAAAGACAATGA
- a CDS encoding YfhO family protein, producing MKINDIIEKIMHKKLGLLTNLGISLLILVITFWNFLTFQDLFLYDDIGSDTVNQFWPSMVMISRQISNFDFPFWSFTSGLGKDVYGNYIFNPFTLIPMLFGPKLVIYILPYMEVIKRLLISLFVYKYTTKLGIKPFPSIIASILYTFCAHIVIRGTWYHYSIDGLVLILLLYAFELFLHNKNKFMMPLVFFLIIGSRGMYYVYLYSLILCVYGFTRYFYVTNKIELKSFLKFSLSFAFLYAISLAINAFILFPSIYNLLNSPRVSGDYSKTNAFLHSKIFSLNDINSLFVGFSSFLSGNILGIGSRFKGILNYLEAPNYYIGLFSIILIPQLFIYIKRDFKKHIPHLLLLILIFVYLVNPYFRYFLNGFSGGYYKISSFWVSAALIFLSMYTLDSLFQLKFKLNKTLVILTSFGLLIFLSNIQTDEYYKILILIIIYTALFIFLCSRFKYEIKLLLLGLIITELTLFSYYSTNKRFTVSPKIISNGEMYYDSTNQALSYIKSIDTSFYRVNKTYWSKFLNDSQIQDYSGTKIYSGFNTPSYIEFLDNLDVPLLIPGVQHYIKGFDGRENLNTLVGVKYLLSKKDINKFGYKQINKVNDIYIYENEYYLPLGYTYDHYISLDNFNTLNNNEKDELLLKAAVINSDSGSVNNLTKFDLSNLENKSDTISITEDQIKNAFYRNIDIHTNNFPKDFSYTATGNDPQIILPVTFPENSIISIDLTISSQSDRVGQIFWKTNDSSFNEEDSKNFIIGSGSHDYTVHLNFKNPSLITALRLDIGDSPGKYQISKFIIEDNSNYKKEYEDDIKKLKENSFEITKFNDSNISGRISLEKEKLLVLSIPYSKGWSVKVDGKEYPYEKVNVGFIGLFLPEGNHNIELQYRPPYFSLGLATTIISGILLTFILIYEKRIRSVYDDAK from the coding sequence ATGAAAATTAACGATATAATTGAAAAAATAATGCATAAAAAGTTAGGTCTATTAACAAATTTAGGGATATCTCTATTGATATTAGTTATAACGTTTTGGAATTTCTTAACTTTTCAAGATTTATTTTTGTACGATGATATTGGCTCAGATACAGTCAATCAATTTTGGCCAAGTATGGTTATGATATCCCGACAAATCTCAAATTTTGATTTTCCATTTTGGTCTTTTACAAGTGGTTTAGGAAAAGATGTCTATGGGAACTATATCTTCAATCCATTCACATTAATTCCAATGTTATTTGGTCCTAAATTAGTTATATATATATTACCCTATATGGAAGTAATAAAAAGATTACTTATTTCATTATTCGTTTATAAATATACAACAAAATTAGGTATTAAACCATTTCCCTCAATCATTGCATCTATTTTATACACTTTTTGTGCACATATAGTCATAAGAGGTACATGGTACCATTATTCAATAGATGGTTTAGTTTTAATTTTATTACTATATGCTTTTGAATTATTTTTACATAATAAAAATAAATTTATGATGCCACTTGTTTTCTTTTTAATTATAGGTTCAAGAGGAATGTATTACGTTTATCTATATTCACTTATACTTTGTGTTTATGGATTTACAAGATATTTCTATGTAACTAACAAAATAGAACTGAAATCATTTTTAAAATTTTCATTATCTTTTGCATTTCTTTATGCGATTAGTTTAGCTATAAATGCATTTATTCTTTTCCCCTCTATTTATAATTTATTAAATAGTCCTAGAGTAAGTGGTGATTATTCTAAAACTAATGCATTTCTTCATTCAAAAATATTTTCTCTTAATGATATCAATAGTTTATTTGTAGGATTTAGTTCATTCTTGTCAGGAAATATATTAGGAATAGGGAGTAGATTTAAAGGTATTTTAAATTATTTAGAGGCACCTAATTATTATATAGGATTATTTTCAATTATATTAATCCCTCAATTATTTATTTATATAAAAAGAGATTTCAAAAAACATATTCCCCATTTATTATTATTAATATTAATCTTTGTGTATTTAGTAAATCCTTACTTTAGGTACTTTTTAAATGGTTTCTCAGGTGGATATTATAAAATATCATCATTTTGGGTAAGTGCTGCTTTAATTTTCTTATCAATGTATACATTAGATAGTTTATTTCAATTGAAATTCAAACTAAATAAAACTTTAGTCATTTTAACTTCTTTTGGATTACTAATTTTTTTATCTAATATACAAACAGATGAATACTATAAAATTTTAATCTTGATAATCATTTACACAGCTTTATTTATCTTCTTATGTAGTAGGTTTAAATATGAAATTAAACTCTTATTATTAGGTTTGATTATCACTGAATTGACTCTATTTTCTTATTATTCTACCAATAAAAGATTTACTGTTAGTCCTAAAATCATCTCTAATGGTGAAATGTATTATGATTCCACTAATCAAGCATTATCTTATATAAAAAGTATAGATACCTCGTTTTATAGAGTAAATAAAACATATTGGTCTAAATTTTTAAATGATTCTCAAATTCAAGATTATTCTGGAACGAAAATATATAGTGGGTTCAATACACCTAGTTATATTGAATTTCTTGATAATTTGGATGTGCCTTTACTTATTCCAGGCGTTCAACATTATATAAAAGGATTTGATGGTAGAGAAAATTTAAATACTTTAGTCGGCGTTAAATATTTACTTTCAAAAAAAGATATTAATAAATTTGGTTATAAACAAATTAACAAGGTTAATGATATTTATATATATGAAAATGAATATTATCTTCCTTTAGGATATACTTATGACCATTATATATCATTAGATAATTTCAACACATTAAATAATAATGAAAAAGATGAATTGCTTTTAAAAGCAGCAGTTATTAATTCGGATTCAGGTTCTGTAAACAATTTAACAAAATTCGATTTAAGTAATTTAGAAAATAAATCTGATACGATTTCTATAACTGAGGATCAAATAAAAAATGCGTTCTATAGAAATATAGATATACATACAAATAATTTCCCTAAGGATTTTAGTTACACAGCAACAGGAAATGACCCACAAATTATTTTACCTGTAACATTTCCTGAAAACTCCATAATATCAATTGACTTAACTATTAGTTCACAATCCGATAGAGTGGGTCAGATATTTTGGAAAACTAATGATAGCTCCTTTAATGAAGAGGATTCAAAGAATTTTATTATTGGTAGCGGTTCACATGATTATACAGTTCATTTAAATTTTAAAAATCCTTCATTAATAACAGCATTACGTTTAGATATAGGAGATAGCCCAGGAAAATATCAAATATCAAAATTTATTATAGAGGATAATTCTAATTACAAAAAAGAATATGAAGATGATATTAAAAAATTGAAAGAGAATTCTTTTGAAATTACAAAATTTAATGATAGTAATATTTCTGGTAGAATATCACTAGAAAAAGAAAAGTTATTAGTTTTATCAATTCCTTATAGTAAAGGATGGTCAGTTAAAGTAGACGGAAAAGAATATCCGTATGAAAAAGTTAATGTTGGCTTTATAGGATTATTTTTACCAGAAGGTAATCATAATATAGAGTTACAGTATAGACCACCTTACTTTTCTTTGGGGTTGGCAACTACTATTATTAGTGGGATTCTTTTAACTTTTATTTTAATATACGAGAAAAGAATAAGGAGTGTTTATGATGATGCAAAATAA